In Yamadazyma tenuis chromosome 7, complete sequence, the sequence CGATGTGATGGGAAAGTCGGCAGCTCTCAACAAAGTGGTATAGTCATCATTGCTGTAAGATCCCAACTCATCCACGAGTGATCCAAAGTATTTGGGGATGTTGATTCCAGCTGTTCTCAGAAACATGAAATAGGCAGCCCCATGGTTGCTAACATCACTAACCAATTTCGTAAGGAACTCTACGTCCAAGGAATTGACACTAACGGTAGACTCGGAAGAAGTTGCAGTGGTGTGGTCTGCTGAGGCGAACGACGTGAGAGCCAATAATAATGTCGAAAAGGCCAATCTCATCCTGGTGAAGGTTGTTTATCAAAATAAGTGATATCGCGCACTGGGATCTTcggcttcttcaaaaactaACTGTTGCACAAAGAGACATGGTCGGTTTAAATCCTCGAGATCCAAATAATTCCTCACTGACAGTACTTCGTCAAAACTAACCTAAAATTATCTCTATGCTCAACAGGCTCTTTCTTCATACCTGAACTCTTtgtttcattttcaaatgGGTAAATTCTCAGTAGAATACAAGGTACATACATTACACCATCATCTAGCCCAGTTCCAGGTACTGTGAAGGTATGTGAATACTATAAAATAGGAATCGGGATTAACAGTTTAGACTGTGTGTTCAGAGGATTAGCAAAACGAAGCATATATCATATATAAAACTAAACCAACGCATACCCAAGAGTCTACAAGCTCCAGAACAGAGTCAAGTTCTGACCAGCCCCATTGAAAGCCAAGATGTTTGGACTTTGagcatcttcaatattCTGAATTATGCCCTTGGTACCATACTTGATCaccttttgtttcaaaTCAGCAGGCGCTAACAATCCCTTAGAGAATTCGGAATTGATATCTGGTTGTAACGATAAGTAGTAGGCTAATAATCCGGCTACTTGAGGCGACGCCATCGACGTACCAGACATCGTGGTGGTTCCGCCAAAAATATAGGTCGATAAGATATCTTCACCAGGAGCAAAGATATCAACACATCCACCccagttggagaagctAGCACGAGAGTCTTGGATGTTGGTGGCACCCACGGTGATTGGCCCAGTGGCTCTGGCAGGAGAGTATTCACAAGCATCAGCATTGTCGTtaccagcagcaacagcaatGTGCAACCCAGCATTTGTGGCAGCATTAATAGCCATGTCCAAAGAATCCAGACTGGAACCTCCTAAAGACATGTTGATAACCGAGCCTTTGAACCCCTTTTTCATCGAGCTGACCTTCTCGTTGTGGTCATTAACAACGAATTCAATACCCTTGATGATATCCGATGTTAATCCACTTCCCAATAAGTTCATCACTGAAACCGCTACAAGATTCACCTTTTTGGCCACCCCATACGTCTTGGAACCAATGATACCAGCACAATGGGTACCGTGTCCATTTCCATCGAGCTTTAGTTTAGGGAAAGCAACCGATTCTCCCCAGGTGGCTCTaccttcaaactcttcaaggTCCGTTTTGATACCAGTATCAATGACGTAGGCAGTTACACCTTCACCACCGTCGTTATCGAACTGGTACTTGGCATCGGCGAAAACTTCACGCTGACTTAACCTGGCAAGACCCCAAGGAGCATCTTTTTGAACATCGTATTCgttcatcttcaccttAGTGTCCTTCTCAATGTAGTCAATAGCATCGTCGGCTTGAAGCACCTTAACCAACTCTTCGTTTAAGTATCCGTAGTAGCCTCTAAACACGtcgttgatgttgaaaaagtccaatTCAGACGTCTTCAACTGGAGTTTCAAGATAGCAGACGTAGGTTTCTTGTCAGGAGATTCGGCCCACAAGGACTTGACTATTGCTTCACGCTCATTGAGAACCCAGGACTTGTGGGTCtcaacatcatcagcaCTAACATGTTTCTTGAAAACAATAATGTATCTATCGGGaatgatatcttcaagcttctcTTCATTCACAATAGGAGCCAAGGGTCTTGCGGTTTCAGGAGTCAATTTGACCAGATCAGAGAGTTTGAAAATAGGTTGCAAAAACTTGGCAGCAGCATCATTGGCGATGTTATCTTTAAGTATAGCGGCAGTGGTGGTTCCAGCAAGAACTAATGGTACTAAAGTAGATAACTTCATAACTGGTTAGATAAGATAATCAGTCTTTGCTCCCTATTTTCGGTGCGCGCGGAGCCTCCGCATGACGAATTACACAGTGAGCACACGACCGATTGGCGTGCCACAGAGAAAAGATACTGTATCAATGAGTATAATCAACTGTTGAGAGTGAATGAATTGTCAGGTGAAATCTGATGAGTTCGCATAGTATATGCTTGTTTAGTGAAACAAATTAGTCATATAAATGGCGGAAAGTGACCACTAAAATCTTATGACTAGGTTCGACTGTTCAATTCTCCAATAAGTACACCGTTGTTTGCATTCTACTTTATCGTATTCTGGGCAAACCAAGTCACTCACTGTAGCCTTTCAGTATGAAAGGCAATAAATGTTTTAACTTCGGTTTCAACCTCAAGGAAGAATCTAATCCGTTTTTTTGTCCGGGTCATTTCCATCTCTGAACTCCGTTTTATACCAAGGGTTTATCTTCCAAGAAAAATGAAGAATTAAAACCGTGTTCGATTATTCGATCATCAGCAACTAGGTCATAACTTCTTGGTCGTCGTTGAATAGAGGGCTAAGATGATAACCCAAGGATCTATATTGGAACAAACATCTACTTCAGGTGGTGTAAATTGTCTCACATTTGTTGCGCTTTTGGGAAGACTCCCACGTTATTCGCTGTTCTACGGTGCCGGATATTTGTACCGTTAACCTGGAAAACTTGCGTTATGGTTTTTCCAGTATTAAACCCGTTTTGAGCAAGGGTTGCAAACATTTCACGTCATAACGCGATAAGTTCCAAGACACATACACGGTCCAATCCGCTTCCGCATCACCGAATTTATGTTTTTCTACTGAGCTTGTGGTTCACTTTCGTTGCCAAGCCCCTAGCTAACAAGTAATACCTGTAGCACAAAAAACAAGTTCTCCAGTGTGAATTTCGGGGTACTTGGTGAGATATAGTCAATGATACTTTTCCCATACACTATTTCTGCAACACTAGTATTTGTCCAGGATTATATGAAATGATAGCAGCATTTCCTAAATCTTGGTCGAAATCAAAAACGTCCGGCATTTTGTCCTTTCTTACTTCTACAACAGCATCATATAATACTCTAATGAGATTGTTTCAGATCCACTCAAATTGGAAGACCAATTGTCTCCTGTTCCTGAGGGGTCTCGGCTGTGCCTTTGGGGGTGTTACGTTTCCCAAAGTTGGTGACGTTTATAAAAAAAGACTTggtttggtgatattgatgGTTATCTATGCTATGGAAATCATCGTGAAAATCATCGTGAAAATCATCTCTTCTACAAAATGGTACCAAATAGCCATTGAAAGAGTTATTACTGGATTGGCAGTTGGATGTGTGACTATGTCTTCTCCTCTATTCTTCAGGGAAAGTGCCCCAAAAGATCATAGGAACATTGGTTTGCTGTTTTCAGTTGTCCATTACTTTTGGATCATTCTGGGTTATTGTACCACATATGGAATAAAGTCTGCTTACTCAAACTCGAGACACGGGAGAACTTCTTTGGCATTGTGTTTAGCCTGGGCCATTCTCTCGACCATTGATATGATTTCCAAGCCTGAATCCTTACGGtatttggttgaaaagaGTAATAtcgaagaagccaaagcATCTATTGCCAATTCTAGCATCGTTTATTTGGTATTTTGGTTGTTCTTTGTGTACTTTTTTGTACACCAAACCAAAGGCTTGTCTCTGGACAAGGTCGATGAGTACATCTCATCGAGCGTCAAACCATGGAATTCTGGCAGTTGGATCCCTCCTCTGAAAGACGACATGACAGCCCCTAGCCAGAAGAGAACCTTCAAGAGCGGGTGCTAGAGTAAGTAGCGAAAAATTTAAATCTCAGTAGAATATTTCGCAACCTACAAATCCCAGGCGCGGCAGGGCACAAACCtaaatggctgcaaacaaGCAATATGCGATATcgccaaaaacaaaaaaacaAGTCGATTAAAGCTACTAACAAAACATTACACACTAGCAAAAAGGAAAGGTGGAGGCTCAACTCAAATTAATTGACTTAGAGCAAAGCAACAACGGCAGCCAAACCAGCAATAACTGACACACCCTTGATACCAGCAGCACCTGACTGGGTAGCAACAGATGGTTCAGCGGAGGCGACAGAAGAAGCGGGGGCAGAAGAAGCAGGGGCAGAAgattcatcatcatcatcatcatcgtcatcaccttcattagcagcagaagaagcagcagaagaagcagcaacagcagtGTTTTCTTCGGTGCTTGGAGCTGAAGTTGTGACTCCAGTGGTGGCGGCAGCGGAAGTAGCTTCTTCTGTGGTGGCTGGAGGAGAAGAAGTGGTGGcggcagcagcagaagaTTCagcagtggtggtggcaccTCCTCGGGAAGCTGCAGAAATTAAAGCTGCAGAAGCTGAGTCTGGAAGAAACAAGTATGGTGAAGGCACACCAGCAGAGGAACAAAGAGAAGTGGCCAAGGAAGTAAAAGTACCGACTTCACTGCCAGCACAGGCAGAGGCAACACAGTCAGCGACTTCACCACTCCAGTTGGTTATGACACACAAACATCCGGTATCCCAGTATGGACATGGAGTAATACCAGTATCTTGCTTAACACATGCTTGGGCACAGCTTGGCAAGTCAGCGTAGATCCTGTCGGCGAAACCATTGATGGAGGCAGTATGAGGAACACTTGGGAATGTGGCGTATGGATTGGTGGTAGATGCACCCAAAGCGATAGTAGCGGCAGCTAATGAAAAAATAACCTTGTTAGAAAACATAGCGAATGGAATTATTGAAGGGGATTGAGAAGATATTCTCATTGGGCTGGGGGATTGTCGCTTTTATAACAATTTTATCTACCTGAAGCTAATACCAAATATGGTACAACCTTGACTAGAAGCAGGACCAGTGTCTATGCACTCAGCTAGATAGTTTTTTAAAAAAATGCCGTTTAGGAAATAGTAAAATACCTTGTTCCTACACCGATATTCGGGTCAAGCTAGAGGGTCAGGCTGCAACTGAAAAAATACAATTTTTTTATTGAGCTTCATGCATTATGcacaaagttgaaaaagataAAATCACCTCGAGATGGCTACCAACGCTCGAAATCTAAATGTCAACAACATCCTTTTGTCCTCAATTTTTAGCCAACGAGAGACTACAATCTATATATACATATGCTATAAGGTTTACTGTCAATACCCACTCTAGGCAAGTCAACACTCTCTAATGTAAATATAAGTAATCTTACAAAGGATAATTACCAGCGAATTCGGCGCCAAGAACAAAGCGATCCTGAGTGCGGAGTTATCGGACAGCCGAACGGGTTTTCGATAACTCCAGAGGTTCTCCGACCCTGGCAAATTCGCCTAATATTACTTGAGTACAACCTTGTATATTGAAGCATTTAAGTCTTACATGAGGATAGCGAATAGGGAGCCTAAAATAATCATAAATAAGCTTCCCGTAACTTTAATTTCCATGGCACCATCTCTAGAGGAGGAAGAGCT encodes:
- the SUB8_2 gene encoding serine protease (MEROPS:MER0000356; EggNog:ENOG503NUCW; COG:O); this translates as MKLSTLVPLVLAGTTTAAILKDNIANDAAAKFLQPIFKLSDSVKLTPETARPLAPIVNEEKLEDIIPDRYIIVFKKHVSADDVETHKSWVLNEREAIVKSLWAESPDKKPTSAILKLQLKTSELDFFNINDVFRGYYGYLNEELVKVLQADDAIDYIEKDTKVKMNEYDVQKDAPWGLARLSQREVFADAKYQFDNDGGEGVTAYVIDTGIKTDLEEFEGRATWGESVAFPKLKLDGNGHGTHCAGIIGSKTYGVAKKVNLVAVSVMNLLGSGLTSDIIKGIEFVVNDHNEKVSSMKKGFKGSVINMSLGGSSSDSLDMAINAATNAGLHIAVAAGNDNADACEYSPARATGPITVGATNIQDSRASFSNWGGCVDIFAPGEDILSTYIFGGTTTMSGTSMASPQVAGLLAYYLSLQPDINSEFSKGLLAPADLKQKVIKYGTKGIIQNIEDAQSPNILAFNGAVPGTGLDDGVMMRLAFSTLLLALTSFASADHTTATSSESTVSVNSLDVEFLTKLVSDVSNHGAAYFMFSRTAGINIPKYFGSLVDELGSYSNDDYTTLLRAADFPITSVEHFATKLDWYSSRLAVSGINKKDETTSSDGAYKAFKIPIGLAVAAGMVGLL
- a CDS encoding uncharacterized protein (EggNog:ENOG503P774; COG:S) encodes the protein MFSNKVIFSLAAATIALGASTTNPYATFPSVPHTASINGFADRIYADLPSCAQACVKQDTGITPCPYWDTGCLCVITNWSGEVADCVASACAGSEVGTFTSLATSLCSSAGVPSPYLFLPDSASAALISAASRGGATTTAESSAAAATTSSPPATTEEATSAAATTGVTTSAPSTEENTAVAASSAASSAANEGDDDDDDDDESSAPASSAPASSVASAEPSVATQSGAAGIKGVSVIAGLAAVVALL